Proteins co-encoded in one Burkholderiales bacterium genomic window:
- a CDS encoding protein-L-isoaspartate(D-aspartate) O-methyltransferase: protein MDPAGSAMDEQRVDLMRQQMVAEVVAETVFLTPRLGKAALDARVIEVMAKIPRHEFVPVELRPHAYLNRPLPVGYDKTISQPFIVAVMTDLLEPQPGDVVLEVGAGVGYQAAILAELVKQVYSIEIIEELALGAKRRLHRLGYRNVEVRIGNGYYGWPEHAPFDKIMVTAAPDLIPPPLIAQLKLGGRMVIPTGISDKQQLVLVEKAGNGKLMIKEILPVRFSELEEGGDLAGALSS, encoded by the coding sequence GTGGACCCGGCGGGCAGCGCGATGGATGAGCAGCGGGTTGATTTGATGCGGCAGCAGATGGTTGCTGAGGTCGTGGCCGAAACCGTGTTTCTCACGCCGCGGCTGGGCAAGGCCGCGCTCGATGCGCGGGTGATCGAGGTGATGGCCAAGATCCCGCGCCACGAGTTCGTGCCGGTGGAACTGCGGCCCCACGCCTACCTCAACCGGCCGCTGCCGGTCGGCTACGACAAGACCATCTCGCAGCCGTTCATCGTCGCGGTTATGACCGACCTGCTCGAGCCGCAGCCGGGCGACGTGGTGCTGGAGGTCGGCGCCGGAGTCGGCTACCAGGCGGCGATCCTGGCGGAGCTGGTAAAGCAGGTCTACAGCATCGAGATCATCGAGGAGCTCGCGCTCGGCGCCAAACGGCGGCTCCATCGCCTGGGTTACCGCAACGTCGAGGTGCGCATCGGCAACGGCTACTACGGCTGGCCGGAACACGCGCCGTTCGACAAGATCATGGTCACCGCGGCGCCCGACCTCATCCCGCCGCCGTTGATCGCGCAGCTGAAGCTTGGCGGCAGGATGGTGATCCCGACCGGCATCTCTGACAAGCAGCAACTGGTGCTGGTGGAGAAAGCGGGAAACGGCAAGCTCATGATCAAGGAGATTCTGCCGGTGCGGTTTTCCGAACTCGAGGAAGGCGGCGACCTCGCGGGGGCATTGTCAAGCTAA
- a CDS encoding SDR family oxidoreductase produces the protein MAAFTGKVAIVTGGSSGIGRATAIAFAREGAKVVVASRRIKEGEETVQLLKKAGNDGFFIKTDVAKTADVRAMVEKTVATYGRLDYAFNNAGVIEQTPGPIVEQTEETFGRIMDINVKGVWLSMKYEIPEMLKRGGGAIVNMSSVAGLVGIAGIGIYTASKHAVVGLTKAAALEYSKSGIRINAVNPAAIETEMLTHVVGDNPEANAQMAAMHPIGRTGKPEEIANAVVWLCSDQASFVTGHAFPVDGGFTAQ, from the coding sequence ATGGCAGCGTTTACAGGAAAAGTAGCAATCGTAACAGGAGGCAGTTCAGGTATCGGCCGAGCGACCGCAATTGCGTTTGCCCGCGAGGGCGCGAAAGTTGTGGTAGCCAGCCGTCGCATCAAGGAAGGCGAGGAAACCGTCCAGCTTCTCAAGAAGGCGGGCAACGACGGTTTTTTCATTAAAACTGACGTCGCCAAAACCGCGGATGTCAGGGCGATGGTGGAAAAAACTGTGGCGACATACGGGCGCCTGGATTACGCCTTCAACAACGCAGGCGTGATTGAACAAACGCCGGGGCCCATCGTGGAGCAGACCGAAGAAACTTTTGGCCGAATCATGGACATCAACGTCAAGGGCGTGTGGTTGTCAATGAAATACGAGATACCCGAAATGCTCAAGCGGGGCGGTGGCGCAATTGTAAACATGTCGTCGGTCGCCGGCCTCGTCGGCATTGCCGGCATCGGGATTTATACCGCGAGCAAACATGCCGTGGTCGGGCTGACCAAGGCCGCTGCCCTGGAATACTCCAAATCCGGCATTCGCATCAATGCAGTGAACCCTGCGGCCATTGAAACGGAAATGCTGACGCACGTTGTCGGTGACAACCCGGAAGCGAATGCACAAATGGCCGCAATGCACCCCATAGGGCGAACCGGCAAGCCGGAAGAAATTGCCAATGCGGTGGTTTGGCTTTGTTCGGACCAAGCTTCGTTCGTGACCGGGCATGCCTTTCCGGTCGATGGGGGATTCACCGCTCAGTAA
- a CDS encoding SRPBCC family protein — MQVLNIQARALNAPPVEVGKLIDSLASREDRLWPNYSWPRMEFDRPLSVGATCCHGPIRYFIEAYAPGQSIRFRFLGPKGFNGFHGYDIFATANNKAVLRHTLELTTHGRAIVTWLLAFRPMHDALIEDSLARAEASLGLVPSVHAWSPWVKLLRWVIAGGKAREQITPNIAL; from the coding sequence ATGCAGGTACTAAACATCCAAGCACGCGCGTTGAATGCACCGCCGGTCGAAGTTGGAAAGCTCATTGATTCGCTTGCTTCACGCGAAGATCGACTTTGGCCCAATTATTCGTGGCCGCGTATGGAATTCGATCGCCCGCTGTCCGTCGGAGCCACCTGTTGCCATGGCCCTATTCGTTATTTCATCGAGGCATATGCTCCGGGGCAATCCATTCGCTTTCGGTTCCTCGGGCCGAAGGGTTTTAATGGATTTCACGGTTACGATATTTTTGCAACGGCCAATAATAAAGCGGTGCTACGGCACACATTGGAATTGACAACACACGGGCGAGCGATCGTTACTTGGCTTCTTGCGTTCCGACCAATGCACGATGCACTGATTGAAGATTCTCTTGCTCGTGCGGAAGCATCTCTGGGTCTAGTGCCCAGTGTGCACGCATGGTCTCCGTGGGTGAAACTGCTTCGCTGGGTTATCGCCGGAGGTAAGGCACGCGAGCAGATTACGCCCAACATTGCGCTGTAG
- a CDS encoding NAD(P)-dependent alcohol dehydrogenase, giving the protein MIKTLGYAAQSAAAPLGSFTFERREPGPRDVQIEILYCGVCHSDLHTARNEWKNTVYPVVPGHEIVGRVTKVGNEVKTFKAGDLAAVGCMVDSCRTCVDCRESLEQYCQNELTFTYNSPDKHTGKMTYGGYSTQIVVDEHFVLHVSEKLDLAAVAPLLCAGITTYSPLRHWKVGAGDKVGIVGLGGLGHMGVKLAHAFRAHVVLFTTSPGKTQDAKRLGADEVVVSKNPDEMKKHLNSFDFILNTVAAPHNLDAYLELLKRDGTMCLIGVPAHPHPSPSIGNLIFRRRQLAGSLIGGIRETQEMLDFCAKHNIVSDIEMIPMQKINEAYERMLKSDVKYRFVIDLASLKQ; this is encoded by the coding sequence ATGATCAAAACCCTTGGATATGCGGCCCAGAGCGCGGCCGCGCCGTTGGGCTCGTTCACCTTCGAGAGGCGCGAGCCGGGTCCCCGCGACGTGCAGATCGAGATCCTCTACTGCGGCGTGTGCCATTCGGATCTGCACACCGCCCGCAACGAGTGGAAAAATACTGTCTACCCGGTGGTGCCCGGACATGAGATTGTGGGCCGGGTGACGAAGGTCGGTAACGAAGTGAAGACCTTCAAGGCCGGTGACTTGGCCGCCGTCGGCTGCATGGTCGATTCCTGCCGCACCTGCGTCGATTGCCGCGAGAGCTTGGAGCAGTACTGCCAGAACGAACTCACCTTTACCTACAACAGCCCGGACAAACACACCGGCAAGATGACCTATGGCGGGTACTCCACCCAGATTGTGGTGGATGAGCATTTCGTGCTGCACGTGTCCGAGAAACTCGACCTCGCCGCCGTTGCACCGCTGCTGTGCGCGGGTATCACAACCTACTCTCCGCTGCGCCACTGGAAGGTGGGCGCGGGTGACAAGGTCGGCATTGTCGGACTTGGCGGCTTGGGCCACATGGGCGTGAAGCTCGCTCATGCCTTCCGCGCACACGTGGTGCTCTTCACGACCTCGCCTGGCAAGACGCAGGACGCTAAACGCCTGGGCGCCGACGAGGTGGTCGTCTCAAAGAATCCCGACGAGATGAAGAAGCACCTGAACAGCTTCGACTTCATCCTCAACACCGTGGCTGCGCCACACAATCTGGACGCCTACCTCGAGTTGCTCAAGCGCGACGGCACAATGTGCCTGATCGGCGTGCCGGCACATCCGCACCCGTCGCCCAGCATCGGCAATCTCATCTTCAGGCGCCGGCAACTGGCCGGCTCGCTCATTGGCGGGATCCGGGAAACGCAAGAGATGCTCGATTTCTGCGCCAAGCACAACATCGTCTCGGACATCGAAATGATCCCAATGCAGAAGATCAACGAAGCTTACGAACGCATGCTTAAAAGTGACGTTAAGTACCGCTTCGTCATCGACCTCGCGTCGTTAAAGCAATAA
- a CDS encoding YqgE/AlgH family protein has translation MRYRFIHAALQVLALLLWAFPVLAETAEETGGIFLVAKRDMLDPNFQEAVVLVRPTPEGAMGVIVNRLTDFPLGKLFPDNPVLEKSNDNVYVGGPVYPLALVFMFRSDEQPRQTLRMAGDVYLSFSLDLLEELLASPQPPRHLKVYAGHSGWGPGQLQNEIKRGGWYVVPADAGVIFEMEPEKIWPELIKRATTRAVRVTMMEKH, from the coding sequence ATGAGATACCGATTTATTCACGCTGCCTTGCAAGTCCTCGCTCTGCTGCTGTGGGCTTTTCCGGTATTGGCTGAAACCGCCGAGGAAACGGGAGGCATATTTCTGGTGGCAAAAAGGGATATGCTGGATCCCAATTTCCAGGAGGCAGTGGTGCTGGTCAGGCCCACTCCCGAAGGCGCGATGGGTGTGATTGTCAACCGGCTGACCGACTTCCCATTGGGCAAACTATTTCCTGATAATCCAGTATTAGAAAAAAGCAATGACAACGTTTATGTCGGCGGGCCGGTTTATCCTCTTGCGTTGGTATTCATGTTCCGTTCCGATGAGCAGCCCCGGCAGACCCTGCGGATGGCGGGCGACGTTTATCTGAGCTTCAGCCTCGATTTGCTCGAGGAATTGCTGGCCAGCCCGCAACCTCCCAGACATTTAAAAGTTTACGCCGGACATTCGGGTTGGGGACCGGGACAGTTGCAAAACGAGATTAAGCGGGGCGGGTGGTATGTGGTACCCGCAGATGCGGGCGTGATCTTCGAAATGGAGCCGGAGAAAATCTGGCCGGAATTGATTAAACGGGCCACCACCCGCGCGGTGCGCGTGACCATGATGGAAAAACACTAG
- a CDS encoding SDR family NAD(P)-dependent oxidoreductase, which produces MPAILEGKVALVTGVSQDGQVGQAVAKALAEKGAALAICARTQSNVDARAKELRQAGARVLPLAANLTDESQVRQLVERALSEYGKIDILVNLAGGLTRYKSAVEHSLDDWNYELGNNLLSAFLASRTVFPHMRDAGGGVIINFSRAGLSQANMIAYNCAKAGIEALTRTLALEGRDFGIRVNAVAPGLVDTASNIAAMKPKDLKRWTKRQDIAETVAFLASGAAAGITGQVIPVTGWGL; this is translated from the coding sequence ATGCCAGCCATTCTTGAAGGAAAAGTTGCCCTGGTGACAGGAGTGAGCCAGGACGGACAGGTCGGACAAGCGGTCGCCAAGGCGCTGGCCGAGAAGGGCGCCGCGCTCGCGATTTGCGCGCGCACTCAGAGCAACGTGGACGCGCGCGCTAAAGAGTTGCGCCAAGCCGGAGCGCGTGTACTTCCCCTGGCTGCAAATCTTACCGATGAATCCCAGGTGCGCCAGCTGGTCGAGCGCGCCTTAAGTGAATACGGCAAGATTGACATCTTGGTCAATCTGGCGGGGGGTCTTACCCGGTACAAGTCCGCAGTAGAGCACAGCCTGGACGATTGGAATTACGAACTGGGAAATAACCTTCTGAGCGCTTTCCTAGCCTCGCGCACGGTTTTCCCGCACATGCGGGACGCTGGAGGCGGGGTCATCATCAACTTCTCGCGGGCTGGGCTTTCCCAGGCCAACATGATCGCCTACAACTGTGCCAAGGCGGGAATCGAGGCCCTCACGCGCACGCTGGCGCTGGAAGGAAGAGATTTTGGAATCCGCGTCAACGCAGTGGCGCCTGGGCTCGTGGATACGGCATCGAACATTGCTGCGATGAAACCCAAAGATCTGAAGCGCTGGACCAAACGCCAGGATATCGCAGAAACCGTGGCTTTCCTCGCTTCTGGGGCCGCCGCAGGCATTACGGGCCAGGTGATCCCGGTGACGGGCTGGGGATTGTAG
- a CDS encoding zinc ribbon domain-containing protein, with amino-acid sequence MTENWTWVGRYVLVLVIALVLGGVIGELELFKQTVLGTPKLTAAKLARFLGYGGALLLFWLMAKRAAGQFRDEGGKTAFLSFIVLPLATLVVASIAYIVLLIVLKSFMDPSLRNLYNWLFILGITVSALWLVVALFHHSEPFIELFKSGAARSGAKRACEKCGAPVPAGAKFCTACGATIS; translated from the coding sequence ATGACCGAAAACTGGACCTGGGTTGGACGGTATGTCTTGGTGCTTGTGATCGCGTTGGTGCTTGGCGGGGTCATTGGGGAACTGGAGCTTTTCAAGCAAACCGTACTTGGAACACCAAAGCTGACAGCGGCCAAGCTGGCAAGATTCCTGGGTTATGGCGGCGCCCTCCTCCTCTTTTGGTTAATGGCCAAGAGAGCCGCAGGCCAGTTTCGCGATGAAGGGGGCAAAACGGCTTTCCTGAGTTTTATCGTTCTGCCGCTCGCCACGCTCGTCGTAGCTTCCATTGCCTACATCGTGCTGCTGATCGTCTTGAAGTCATTCATGGATCCTAGCCTTCGAAATCTCTACAACTGGCTTTTCATTCTCGGCATTACCGTCTCTGCTCTATGGCTTGTAGTCGCGCTATTCCACCATTCCGAACCATTCATCGAGCTGTTCAAATCGGGTGCGGCAAGATCAGGCGCAAAGCGGGCGTGTGAAAAATGCGGCGCTCCGGTCCCTGCGGGAGCCAAATTCTGTACCGCGTGTGGTGCCACTATTTCTTAA
- a CDS encoding M28 family metallopeptidase, producing MALLALLWPGVVDLTRSSTPNSSANPPAQLADRLRTHVAKLAGEIGERNVFRPRALHAAADYIHAEWTAQGYQVAAHSYQVEGVLSENLEVMLPGKSKPNEIILIGAHYDSVRGSPGANDNASGVAALLEISRKFAELAPVRSVHFVAFVNEEPPFFYWGEMGSMIYAKAARARGDDIRLMVSLEMLGFYTDTPGSQSYPPLLRFFYPDRGNFIAFVSNFSSRHALRQLVDAFRARSDFPAESLATFEFIPGVSWSDHLSFWRQGYPALMVTDTAFYRYAYYHTALDTPEKLNYDAMVRVVEGLQNAFAALAK from the coding sequence ATGGCGCTGCTCGCATTGCTTTGGCCAGGAGTAGTAGATTTGACTCGTTCTTCAACCCCGAATTCCAGCGCTAATCCGCCCGCCCAGCTGGCTGACCGGCTTCGCACCCATGTCGCCAAGCTGGCCGGCGAGATCGGTGAGCGCAATGTGTTCCGCCCAAGGGCGTTACATGCTGCGGCGGATTACATCCACGCCGAGTGGACGGCCCAAGGATATCAGGTCGCAGCCCATAGCTATCAAGTTGAGGGGGTGCTCAGCGAAAATCTTGAAGTCATGCTCCCAGGCAAATCGAAACCCAACGAGATCATTTTGATTGGCGCCCACTACGATTCCGTGCGGGGCAGTCCTGGCGCCAACGATAACGCCAGCGGCGTGGCCGCGTTGCTCGAGATCAGCCGGAAATTCGCAGAACTTGCGCCCGTGCGCAGCGTGCACTTCGTCGCGTTTGTGAACGAAGAGCCACCGTTTTTCTATTGGGGCGAGATGGGCAGCATGATTTATGCCAAGGCGGCGCGGGCGCGGGGAGACGATATTCGCCTGATGGTGTCGCTGGAAATGCTCGGGTTTTACACCGACACGCCCGGCAGCCAAAGCTACCCGCCCCTGCTGCGCTTTTTCTACCCGGACCGGGGGAACTTCATCGCTTTCGTTTCCAACTTCAGCTCCCGCCACGCACTGCGTCAACTGGTAGATGCGTTCCGCGCCCGTTCGGATTTCCCCGCCGAATCACTCGCCACGTTCGAGTTCATTCCGGGCGTGTCGTGGAGCGACCACCTTTCTTTCTGGCGGCAAGGTTATCCCGCCCTGATGGTCACCGACACGGCATTCTATCGCTACGCGTATTACCACACGGCCCTGGATACGCCTGAGAAGCTGAATTACGACGCCATGGTGCGGGTCGTTGAGGGCCTGCAGAATGCATTTGCTGCATTAGCTAAATAA
- a CDS encoding peroxiredoxin produces MSIRIGEEAPDFTAETTEGQIRFHEWIGDKWAVLFSHPKDFTPVCTTELGYMAGLKPEFDKRNTKIIGLSVDPVSDHKAWAKDIQETQGHMVNYPMIGDSDLNVAKLYDMIHPNASGGKRTAVDNATVRSVFVIGPDKKVKAMIIYPMSTGRNFDEVLRLLDSVQLNAKHTVATPVNWKPGEDVIIPTSVSDEDARKKYPQGFKTLKPYLRTVAQPK; encoded by the coding sequence ATGTCAATTCGCATAGGTGAAGAAGCACCGGATTTTACGGCCGAAACTACGGAAGGTCAGATCCGGTTCCACGAGTGGATCGGGGACAAATGGGCTGTCTTGTTCTCCCATCCGAAAGATTTCACACCCGTCTGCACCACAGAGCTCGGATACATGGCCGGTCTGAAGCCTGAGTTCGACAAGCGCAACACCAAGATCATCGGCCTCAGCGTAGACCCGGTCAGCGACCACAAAGCCTGGGCCAAGGACATCCAGGAAACACAAGGGCATATGGTCAATTATCCCATGATCGGCGATTCGGACCTGAATGTCGCAAAACTCTACGACATGATCCACCCCAATGCGAGCGGGGGGAAACGCACCGCGGTGGACAATGCGACGGTACGCTCGGTATTTGTCATCGGGCCCGACAAAAAGGTCAAGGCCATGATCATTTATCCGATGAGCACGGGCCGCAACTTTGACGAGGTGTTGCGCTTGCTCGATTCGGTGCAGTTGAATGCCAAGCACACCGTTGCTACCCCGGTAAACTGGAAACCGGGCGAGGACGTTATCATTCCCACTTCGGTTTCCGACGAGGATGCCAGGAAGAAATACCCGCAGGGCTTTAAAACCCTAAAGCCGTATCTGCGTACTGTGGCGCAGCCGAAGTAG
- a CDS encoding phosphatase PAP2 family protein — protein MLVCAFVFWSAHAQAGGGFLGIDHRLNSDNSGIWNRNIQNALIYTMVGTEIIGAVWEGGETRLGRTFWQSIDSSAIGVVSSEAMKHIFTRARPIQGNNPNAWFQGGSHYSFPSGEVTTVTAIVTPFVLEYRHDYPAVYALELLPLYDAIARMKSQAHWQTDVLAAFALGTLTGYYAHSRDNPLILNVLPGGFMVGLRMKF, from the coding sequence GTGCTCGTTTGCGCGTTCGTGTTTTGGAGCGCACACGCCCAGGCAGGGGGCGGTTTTCTTGGGATCGATCACCGCCTGAACTCCGATAACAGCGGAATCTGGAACCGCAACATTCAAAATGCATTGATTTACACTATGGTGGGAACCGAGATAATCGGTGCGGTCTGGGAAGGGGGCGAAACCCGGCTCGGCAGAACCTTCTGGCAATCGATTGACTCGTCAGCAATCGGCGTAGTGTCGTCCGAAGCGATGAAACATATATTCACCCGCGCCCGCCCGATTCAAGGAAACAATCCCAATGCTTGGTTTCAAGGCGGGTCACACTACAGCTTTCCCAGCGGAGAGGTGACCACTGTCACCGCAATCGTTACACCTTTTGTTCTCGAATACCGGCATGACTACCCGGCTGTCTATGCACTTGAGTTGCTTCCGCTTTATGACGCAATTGCACGAATGAAGTCTCAGGCGCACTGGCAAACTGATGTCTTGGCCGCGTTCGCGTTGGGCACGCTAACCGGTTATTACGCGCATTCAAGAGACAATCCGTTGATACTCAATGTTCTACCTGGTGGTTTCATGGTGGGTCTGCGCATGAAATTTTAG
- a CDS encoding mismatch-specific DNA-glycosylase, with amino-acid sequence MQTLQDYLRPGLDIVSIGLNPSLYSVKKGFYFARPQNRFWKALNASKLADQELVPGKTAMNKLFREHGIGFTDVVKRPTANAAGLESADFRKWVPVLCDKLLYYRPCIAWFHGKIAYKNFLRYTTGADLDLPWGAQTIPIGESAVFVSPNPSPANAAFSLDELVGWYVKLKKLREKLCQ; translated from the coding sequence ATGCAAACCCTGCAAGATTATCTGCGCCCCGGCCTTGACATCGTTTCAATCGGCCTCAACCCTTCTCTTTACTCGGTGAAAAAGGGCTTTTATTTCGCGCGCCCGCAAAACCGCTTCTGGAAAGCGCTCAACGCCTCGAAATTGGCGGATCAAGAACTGGTTCCGGGCAAGACTGCCATGAACAAATTATTCCGCGAACATGGCATCGGATTTACCGACGTCGTGAAGCGCCCTACCGCCAATGCCGCCGGACTTGAATCCGCCGACTTCCGCAAATGGGTCCCAGTCTTGTGCGATAAGCTGCTGTATTACCGGCCGTGCATCGCATGGTTCCATGGAAAGATCGCCTACAAAAATTTCCTGCGGTACACTACTGGCGCCGATCTCGACCTGCCGTGGGGCGCACAAACAATACCGATCGGTGAATCTGCTGTATTCGTGAGCCCCAATCCCAGCCCGGCCAACGCCGCGTTCTCGCTCGACGAGCTTGTCGGCTGGTATGTGAAACTCAAGAAACTGCGTGAAAAATTGTGCCAGTGA
- the gltX gene encoding glutamate--tRNA ligase, translating to MTIRTRFAPSPTGYLHIGGARTALFSWAYARRHGGKFVLRIEDTDRERSTKESIRAILDSMGWLGLYLDEGPFYQMQRLPRYQEFAQRLIKENKAYYCYASKEELEAMREAQRARGEKPRYDGRWRDSKQTPPGVTPVVRFRNPLEGEVAFDDLVKGRIGVSNSELDDVVLLRADGVPTYNFGVVVDDLDMGITHVIRGDDHVNNTPRQINILKALGAALPQYAHVPMILGADGERLSKRHGAVSVMQYREEGYLPEALLNYLARLGWSHGDAEVFSVEQFIEWFDLGHISKSPAQFNPEKLAWINQQHLKSTDNRSLAAKLAPLIMQRGGKITGGLKRKFVWLRAFLRPALTVENMTDGPNLESVAGLLKERAQTLNELADSALLFYREVQPSKELLDKHLTPEVQPALSELTGRFASLGEWNAEAIHTAIKAVLDKYKLAMPKIAMPLRVLVTGSAQTPPIDATLELIGREQVLKRLRKQLANHV from the coding sequence ATGACCATCCGCACCCGCTTCGCTCCCAGCCCCACCGGGTATCTGCATATCGGCGGCGCGCGCACCGCTCTCTTCTCCTGGGCCTACGCGCGCCGGCATGGCGGCAAATTCGTGCTGCGCATCGAGGACACCGACCGCGAGCGCTCGACGAAGGAATCCATCCGGGCGATTCTCGACAGCATGGGCTGGCTCGGGCTCTACTTGGACGAAGGCCCGTTTTACCAGATGCAGCGTCTGCCGCGCTATCAGGAATTTGCGCAGCGGCTGATTAAAGAAAACAAGGCCTATTATTGCTATGCCAGCAAGGAAGAACTGGAAGCGATGCGCGAAGCGCAGCGGGCGCGGGGAGAAAAGCCGCGCTACGACGGCCGCTGGCGCGATTCCAAACAGACGCCGCCGGGTGTTACGCCGGTGGTGCGTTTCAGGAATCCGCTCGAGGGCGAAGTGGCATTCGACGATCTGGTCAAGGGCCGCATCGGCGTGAGCAACAGCGAGCTCGACGATGTGGTGCTGCTGCGCGCCGACGGCGTGCCGACTTACAACTTCGGCGTGGTGGTGGACGATCTCGATATGGGCATCACCCACGTGATTCGCGGCGATGATCACGTCAACAACACGCCGCGCCAGATCAATATCCTCAAGGCGCTGGGCGCGGCTTTGCCGCAATACGCGCATGTGCCGATGATACTGGGCGCGGACGGCGAACGGCTTTCCAAGCGCCACGGCGCGGTGAGCGTGATGCAGTACCGCGAAGAAGGCTATTTGCCGGAAGCGCTGCTGAATTACTTGGCGCGGCTCGGCTGGTCGCATGGGGATGCGGAAGTGTTCTCGGTCGAGCAATTCATCGAGTGGTTCGACCTCGGGCACATCAGCAAGTCGCCGGCGCAGTTCAATCCGGAAAAGCTTGCTTGGATTAACCAGCAACACCTCAAAAGCACCGATAACCGCTCGCTTGCTGCCAAACTCGCCCCGCTTATTATGCAAAGGGGTGGAAAAATAACAGGCGGACTGAAGCGCAAATTCGTTTGGTTGCGCGCGTTCCTGAGGCCTGCATTAACTGTCGAAAACATGACCGACGGGCCGAACCTCGAATCCGTGGCAGGGCTTTTGAAAGAGCGCGCGCAAACCTTGAACGAGCTGGCCGATTCCGCGCTGCTTTTTTACCGCGAAGTCCAGCCTTCGAAAGAACTCCTCGACAAGCACCTCACCCCCGAAGTGCAGCCTGCGCTCTCCGAATTGACTGGCCGTTTCGCTTCTTTGGGCGAATGGAATGCGGAAGCCATACACACGGCAATCAAGGCTGTGCTGGATAAATACAAACTCGCAATGCCCAAAATCGCCATGCCGCTTCGGGTGCTGGTGACCGGCAGCGCGCAGACCCCGCCCATCGACGCCACGCTGGAACTGATAGGCCGCGAACAGGTACTCAAACGGCTACGCAAGCAGCTCGCCAACCATGTGTAA